The genomic segment GCCGAACCAAAGAAGTAGCCTTCACGAATAAAACTTCAAACTCCAGATAATCCAAAGGATAGCTTTTCATAAGCTGCTTTGTCTCTCTGTAGCACAGTTGTTTTTCTCCTCCGCTGACACCACTTTTTTTAATATAATTGAACATTTCACGTACGCTCTCAAAGTGAAGTTTATATTTTTTTACTTCAAATGTAGCATCATAGTATTTTGTGATCGTCTCTCTCAATACCGCTTCAGAGTAAATAGGTGAAATGATCTGGGCTGTTTCATGCAAGGTCTTAAACGTATTGGAGGTGAAAATAGCAAAATAGGCATGGGGTGCCTTTTTTGAGATCTCAGAGAGTGTGAAATCCAGATCTTCACTCCATTGCAAAGCGGAAGAGGATAGGATAAGATTCCCTGGTGAGAATGAAAGGTTCTCAAATGTCTTAAACTTGTTGAAATCTGCACATATTTTTTTGATCTTCTTTGAAGAGGGGTGTATCTCCAGCATCTCTGGAGAAGAATCCAACACAAGAAGTTGATCAAATGAAAGATCATGTTTCACTAAGTTCTTATAGACTTCCCCACTGCCACAACCGATATCTATAAGTGTCACATAATGTGCGGAAGGAAGTTGTTCTACCAATGCTTTGGCAACCTCTGCCTGAATGACATTATAGGTATCATACTCATGTGCAAAACGAGAAAACTCTTGAATAACAGTAGACACGGCTTCTCTCCTTTGCCATGAAATGATGGACTTCATCACCATTTCAAACTTTTTTGGGTATAATCGCCGAAATTATACCCAAATTTAATGGGCTATCCAATCATATAAAGAGGCATAGATGACATCAACACTTTTAATCGTACAAATCATACTTGCAATAGCGATCACCATTGCAGTACTTCTGCAAAAAAGTTCAAGCATAGGTCTTGGCGCATACAGTGGAAGTAATGAGTCTGTATTTGGAGCAAAAGGACCTACTGGTTTTCTTGCAAAACTTACTTTTACACTTGCATTTGCATTTATCGTGAATACGTTAGTATTGGGATACCTGTACACTACCGAAACTACAGCATCTGTTGCAGACACTATCGTTCCTGCAAATAATGCCGCTGTACCAGCAGTACCAACAACATCGGAAAATACTACACCTTCAGCACCTGCTGCACCAACTGCAAACTAAGCATATATAAAGAAGTTTTCCTTCTTTATATACTCCTCCTACCATACTATCTAAATACATAACAAGGTAAAAAAGGGTAAAATTTCCCTAAATAATAGCTGAACCTTCTGATGAGATTCTAGGTATTTATCAGAAGATACAATAAGGAGATAGTTATGGTAAATGAGATTTTTGAACAAACAAAAGAGAATATGCAAAAGAGCATTGAAGCCCTTAAAAGAGACTTTGCTTCACTAAGAACAGGGAAAGTTACTACGGGTATCGTAGATAACATTAAAGTGGATTACTATGGAACCATGACCGCATTAAACCAAGTAGGAAGTGTAATCGCAACAGATGCGACAACGATCAGTATTACCCCTTGGGAAAAAACGCTTCTTCCTGTGATCGAAAAAGCGATCCAGGAAGCAAATATCGGTGTAAATCCAAACAATGATGGAGACTTCATCAAACTCTTTTTCCCACCTATGACAAGTGAACAGAGACAAGAGATCGTGAAACAAGCCAAAGGTATGGTTGAACATGCAAAAATTGCTGTCAGAAATGTCAGAAAAGATGGTAATGACAAGATCAAAAAACTGGAGAAAGACAAAGAGCTAAGTGAAGATGAATCTAAAAAAGCACAAGATCAGATCCAAAAGATCACAGATGAATACATTGCAAAAGTAGACGAAACATTCAAAGCTAAAGAAGCTGATATCCTTAAGGTTTAACTATGCAAAAATCCTATGATGTAGAAAAAGCATATAAAGAGGCAAATGCTCTGCTTGAAGGGCACTTTCTCCTAGCAAGTGGCAATCACTCAAATAGATATCTTCAAAGTGCCAAAGTCCTTGAATATCCTAAGAAGGCTTCTTTGCTTACCGATGCCCTGGCAGAAATGATCCGATCACATGGTATTGAAGTAGATACTGTGTGTGCACCTGCTTTAGGCGGTGTACTTGCCGGTTATGAACTTGCACGTTCACTGGATGTACGTTCTATCTTTGTTGAGAAGAAAGAGGGAGGCATGGAACTACGTCGTGGGTTTGAAGTAGCGAAGGGTGAGAAGATCATCATTTGTGAAGATATTATCACGACTGGCGGTTCTGCCCTGAAGGCAGCAAAAGCCATCGAAGCACTGGGAGGAGAAGTTGTTGCCTTCGCATCACTGGCAAACAGAGGTTTTTGTAAACGTGTAGGCAGTGACAGCGAGGCAAAAGAAGAGTGCAGTCTCCCAAATGATGTGCCGTTCTTTGCACTGGATGACTTTACTTTTGAAATGTTCACTCCAGAAGAGTGTCCTATGTGTAAAGAAGGAAGTACCGCTATTAAACCGGGGAGTAAAGGGTAAACCACTCAAGTACTAAAGTAAGCTTTACTTATTTTAGTGCTCTCCTTCTGAATCTTTAGATCACTCTCCAAACCACTGCACAGATCTCCACATCTATATCGCTCTTTCTTGGCTTGACGGTAAATGTTTCTATCTCACAATTGTCCACATTGTATTTTTCCTGTAATTCGTCTATTTTGTCTTCCAGTTCAACCTCAAGCGCTTCTATCTCCTCTTCTATAATTACCATACGCTCTTCAGCCCTGCTCATCTCTCCACGCTCTTTAAGGATCTTGCTTCCTTTACTTACAGCACGGCCTATCTTTGTTGGCGTAGATCGTCCAAACAGGGCGCCAAGGACAGCGATCCCTGCTTCTATCATGGATCCTGTAGAGTCTGATACCTCTTTTTCAACCCGATCTTTAGCACGGGAGAGTCTATCCAGAAGCGTTTTCTCTTTTTTATCATAACGTATTTGAAGCTTTTCTATCTCCATCTCTTGTTTATCATTCAGTTCATCTTGCAAACGAACCATGAAATCAGTACGTGATTCATCTACCTTTGATTCCAGCCTAGGAGAGAGACAACGTAGCAGTTCCAAGTTATGCTGGCGGTAAAGGGTCTCTTTCAGTTCTCTCACTGCTTTTGCCAATCTCTTATCTTCTAAAACAATATCAGGAAGAGGATGGAACTTCGCATTTGAAGGAGCGGTATGAGGAAATCTGTCAAATCCAAGTGCTTCTTCTACCGCCTCTTCCCATGCAATGTGCTGCTGCTTTTCATCCAATGCTACATAAAGTTCGATCATTCTCTCGTAATCGATACCTTTTCGTTGTTGATAAAAGTGTATTTTCACTTTGGCTCCCAAGGTAGGAGTAAATGTATTTTGTATGGCTATGTCCGGTTCGTAGTATTGAGGTATGGATGCATCAATCGTTTGATAACTTTCCAGCTTAGAGGGTTTTTGGACCATTCTTTCTACACTTTTTGCTTCGCTATTCTGCATCGGTTTTTGCTCTCTCATAAGCATGGAGATCTCATCTCTTTTGAGTGGTCCTTTAAGATAACTCATCACCCAGCGCGTACCAAAGAGCCTTATATCATCCAGGTGTGCACTTTTAAGGAAAAAAGTTCTTTTTTTCAGATTGCTCAATAGGTTCTTAATCTCTTTTTTCTCAAAGTTTGAACCTACTTTTCCTCCAAGTCCGTCGATGACTCTCTCTATATCCTGTATTGTTTGTAATCTTCCAATGAACCATGTACCTATGTTCGAAAGCCCTTTATAATCCAAGTCTACAGGATTTTGCGTACTCAACACCACACCTACACCAAAAGCCCTTGCCTGCTTGAGCAGAAGCAGCATAGGCTCTTTACTTGGCGGGTTTCTGGTAGGAGGGAAAAACCCGAATATCTCATCCATATAGAGGAGTGTTTTAAGCGCAGAGGTACCGCTTTGAAGACGCATCCATGCAATGTATTTATTGAGCAGCAAAGTGACAAAGAACATGCGCTCATCGTCATTGAGGTGGGAGATAGAGAAAATGGCTACTTTGGCTTTGCCGTTTTCATCATACAAAAGTTTTTGAATATCCAAACTCTCTCCCTGCAGCCAAAGTGAAAAGCTTGGACTTGCAAGCAATGCATTGAATTTACTGGCCAATATAAAACGGTCACTTTGCGGATAAACATCATCCAGAGACAACACCCCTATCTTCTTAAACGAAGGGTTGAGTATCTTTCCTATGATGCCTTCTATACTTAGGTCTTCTCCTGCCAACCATGAGTTTGTGATGATCTGTGCAAGCAGGATATACTCTTTTGACTCTAAAGGGTCCGCATGGATACCTACCAAAGAGAGCAATGATGTAGTAGTACTTTTTAAATAGGAGGCAAAGGCATCGCTCTCTTCGAATATCTGCACTGGAGGTACTTCCAGAGAACTCATGATATTCAAAGAGACACCGGCTGAGCTGCCAGGTGTATAAATGGTTTTTTTCACATCATGGAACTTTTGTACCCGCTCGACACTCTGTCCCCAACTCTCTATCCCCTCTTTCCAATCGCTGCTTACTTTCTTGGCATACGTATGGAGATCGGTATCTTTGGACTTTGCTTCCTCTGCCACCCAAGGTTCAAAAGAGGCAGGAGAAAAACTTGGATCGGTAAGACATAGGTCTCCCATATCTCCCTTTGGATCTATGATAATGGAAGGAATATTGTCTATGACAGCTTCTTCTATGATACTTACACCCAGTCCGGTCTTACCTGAGCCCGTCATTCCTATAATCGCTGCATGGGTGGTAAAGTTTTTGTTTTTAAGCAGGGTAAGGGCTTCTGTAGCTTCCATACTTTGCTTGTCTATCTCTTTACCCAGATAAAACAGTCCTAACTTTTCATAGATCTCTTCCATACCCTGATCCTCCATGTTAAAAATAGATAGAGTCTATTTTAGCGAAAGTTCGTTTGATTATTCTGTAGAGGAGAAAGGCAGATACTATAGAGGTGTTGGGGGAATTGTCGTTGCATTTTTGTCTATAGGTGCTTTCTTTTTCTCAGGCTTGACAATGCCTTGCAACATAAAACTGATGGGCTCTTTTCCTTGTTGCTGTATCAATACCAGGATCTTGTCTTTTTCATGGTAGAGATCAAAGACCTCTATCGCCGTCATAACAGGATCAATTTCAACGCGTTCTTCCAAGCGTAGAGGTAAATGATATCCATTCCCTTCGATCCGTGCCAGTGTATTCTCTTTTTTGAGCACGATCCAACAGACTTTTGCCGAAGGTAACGCATAGAGTGAATTTCGTGTCTCCCCGATGCAGACTCGACTGAATTCATCTTTTGTTATCGTGATATTACCATCAGAGTCTATCATATCCATATACAGCACTTTGGTGATATTGGTGGTTTTTTTAGACTTTTCCAAGTATTGGGCAAGTTGTTGATTGGAGTCCTGCATCATATCTACAGAAGAAAAAAGAGCTACGATCACGATACCCATAAGGGCGATAGAGATGAGTACTTCTAAAAGGGTGAATGCTTTACGGTTAGTCATGTACCCTAGCCGTCCATCAGTCCGACACGGATCGCTTCTTCATAGCTGGTTTGTCCCTCTAACATCATCACTTTAAGTTTATCGGCAATGGTTTTCATCCCCTCTTTTTTCATCGCTTCTCTTATTTGATGATCATTAAAATCATCTTTCATCATCTGTTTGACCTTGTCATCGATAATAAAAAGTTCTCCAATGGCCTGTCTGCCTTTATAACCTGTAAAATCACACGCTTTACACCCGACGGCTTTAAAAAAGATCTTCTCTTCAGGCACACCTATCTCCTGTGCAGTTGCCGGAGCAAGCCTTGTCTCCTCTTTACAGTGCACACAGAGTTTACGTGTAAGCCTTTGGGCCAATACACCCAACAGCGTAGAAGAGACAAGAAAGTTCGGTATGCCCATATCCATCAAACGACTTAGGGCTGATGTAGCATCATTGGTATGAAGAGTAGAGAGAAGCAGATGTCCTGTCAATGCCGAACGTAACGCAATCTCTGCTGTTTCATTATCACGTATCTCACCTACCATGATAATATCCGGATCTTGTCTCAAAATCGAACGTAACCCTGCTGCAAAGGTAAGTCCTACTTTACTGTTTACCTGTATCTGGGAGATGTTATCGGCATTGTACTCTACGGGATCTTCTACGGTAATGATATTCTTGTCCGGTGTGGAGACATGCTGAAGACAGGCATGCAGTGTGGTTGATTTACCTGAACCTGTAGGACCAGTTACCAGTATCATACCGTGTGCATGGTTAAGCAGTCTATAGAGATCCTTCGTGATCTCATCCACAAAACCCAAAGATTCAAGTGTCGGGATATGCTCTGTTTGTGCAAGGATCCTCATCACGACCCTTTCACCATGATAGGTAGGAAGTATGGAAACCCTTACATCAATGCTTTTCCCGGAGATCGCCAACTGTGTACGTCCATCCTGAGGTACCCTTTTCTCAGAGATATCCAGGTTTGATATAACTTTGATACGGTTAATGACCAGGTTCACAATACTCTTATCAAGATCTAAATGTTTTTTAAGTGCACCATCTATACGTAAACGTACTTCACCCTTCTTCTCCCCACTCTCAATGTGAATATCACTTGCCCCTTTTTGTAGTGCTTGGAAAAAGAGTGAATTGACCAGTTTGATAATAGGTGCTGACTCTTCGCTTGAAAGCAGATCCTGAGAGTTACGAATAAACTCAAGCAGATCAGATTCCACTTCAATGAGCTCCTCTGAGGTGGTTCCCATCTCTTCAAAATCTGATCCTGTCTGTATCTCCAAAAATTTATTTTTTAAACGTTCAAAGCTCTCAGCATCTATAATAGTGATCGGATAATCCAACGAGAGTTTTGAGAGATAGTTCAGTGCATCTCCCAATGTCTTTTCCTCGACGATGCATGTTTTGACATCATCGACCATAGAGAAAAGCAAAGAGTGCTTGAGTGCCAGCTTGTGGTTTATCTCTTCTTCCCAAAGAGGGTCAAGGTTTACATCCTGAAGGCGAGGGAAATGCATCATGCTTCCTCTAAGATACTTAAATTGCTTTTAGGTTTTCTCTGGATCCTTCTGCTTGCTGGAACAATTGCGTCTTCTGCAGGAATACCTGTTTTTTCCTCCAGTGCTTCATTGAAGAAAGTATTATATCTGCCCTGGACCTCTTCGAGTTCAGCCAACATACTTTTCAACTTTTGAAGGTCACCACTTTCTCTCACGATATAAGGGGTGAGATAGATCACTACATTCTGTTCCTGTTCTATATCTGAAGTATTCTTGAACAACTCTCCCAAGATAGGGATATCCCCCAGGAGTGGTACTTTAGATACCCCTTTCCCACCCGTTCTTTTGATCAATCCACCCAGAATGATCATCTCACCATTGTTCACGATCGCATTGGTCTTCACGGTTCTTTTTGTGGTCGTTGGTCTGTCTGCCATTTGTGCCGAAGACGGATCAATATCTTCCAGTACTGTCTCTACCTCCAAGGTCACTTTATTGTTACTCGAGAGTCTTGGTTTTACTTTGAGGCTCAGACCGATGTCCTCTCTTGAATAGTTGTTGACTACATTGGAGACACCTGTCGTGGATTGCTGTGCCTGGGTCAAGATGGACATCGTTTGACCTACGTAGATCTCAGCTTCTTTATTGTTGGTACAAAGCACAGAAGGTTCACTCAAGATACGTGCAGCACCATTGTTTTCCAGAAGGTCAAGCGTAGCACCCAAGGCAAAGACCTTATCTACTGCATCAAATGAGAAAGCAGGGTCATTAGAGTAGATCGGATTACCATTCGTATCAAACCCTTCAAAGTTGTTTGTATTTGCATTCAAAAAGCTCAACAGTGCGGGAGAGATCTGCAGTGCAGAAGCTCCCATATTTCCTGCCAGTGTATAGAGACCGTTGGAAGTGATAGCCCCGCCATTAAATCCGTATTTGAATCCTACCTGTTGCGCCATATTGCTATCCACCTCAACGATCTTCGCTTTGACATATACCTGCACTTTAGGGATATCGATCCTTTTTATCGTATCTCTGATGTTTTTCATCTGTTCCGCCGTTGCAAGCAAGACCAGTGCATTTCTTTCAATATCCGAAACAACCATAGCCTTACTTGGCGGTTCTGCACCTTTTGCAGGTGTTTTCATCGCCACATTGTTCATCTGGGAGATGAGTTTACTCATGATCTTCTCCATCTCTTCAACATTGGAGTTCTTGAGTCTGATGACATACATCTTCTGTGTGGTACTCTCACCTTGAATATCGAGCTGTTTGATATACTTGATCATACGATTATTATTCTTTGGTTGCCCTACCAGAATAATCGAATTGGTCGCATCATCTTTAAATATATCGACTGTTTCACTCTCAATGGTCTGAGGGAAAATTTTCTTTGCCATATTCTGCGCATTGGCATACACGTCTCTCACACTAGCGTTTTTCAGTTTGATCACCACCGATTTTTTTTCACCTGTTATCTCGACAGCATTGATCACTTTAGCAATGGATTCCAATACTCTTGGGGTTGCAGTAATGGCCAAGACATTATTTTCTTTAAAAGAGATCACTTTTGCACTTCTGTCCAAAAGTGGCTTGATCTTCGCACGAAGTACAGCTGCATTGGTGTTCCTTAACGGGAACATGACCGTTTTCATTGTCTCACCCTTGATAGAACTGCTTACTTCCAGCCCCTCTCCTGCTGCATCAGTACCTTTTACCACCTTATAATACTCACCCTGGTCTATGATCGTTAGACCTTTGCCTCCGAGTATAGAGTTTGCCAAAGAGAAGAGTGCACTTTTTTTAATAGGCTTGGTGGAGACGAAGTTGATCTTTCCTGTAGGCTCAGCTTCGATCAAAATATTCTTTTGTGTAATCTTGGAAACCATTTCAATGAAGTCTTTGACACTAAGGTCGCGGAAGTTCACGTCTACCGTCTCTTCTTCCGCATATGATCCTACAGACAATACCAACAATATACTCAATACAATTTTAGTTAACTTCATATTCTAACTCCATTTCTTCTTTACCTCTTTGAATGACCAATGTCATGTTATTGATATTGGAAATATTTTTATACACATCAAATGCAGCATTATAGCTGTCTATCTTTTGACCGTTTACAGCTTTGATGACATCACCTCTTTGAAGCCCAAGTTTTGCAAAAGGTGATCCTTTTCTAATAAAGGAGATGCTAAAACCTTCCAGATCTTTACCTTTTTTGATCTCCTTGATACCAATGTTCTTATAAATATCATCCATATTTTTTGCATAATGATCCAGTAGTGAGCGATCTACGATCTTGTGATCCCCCGCATCTATCACTTCGCCTTGAACTTGATCTGCAGAAGGAGCTGAAGCTGCAGAAGTCTGGGCACTTTTGATGCTCCCTTCACCTTTTCTACTGACGATCAAATCGATCTGATAGGTTTTTGCATCTTTACTGAAAGTCGCATAGTTGCTCCCTGCCCCTTCGAGGACAAATCCATTGATCGTTTCACCTTTGGCAAGCACTTTTGTTGCACGTTTGTATTCTACTGTCACAACAGTGACATCGGAGGCATTATAAATAGCCAAAAGTTTGATATCCTGAATACTCCCCGCAGTTTGTACAGGTCTCTTCGTCGTAGGTACCGCTCCGTCATTGGGGCTTAACTTAACCCTATAGTAAAGTGCTTTGGCTCTACTCTCTTTACTGTGATCTACTCCCATGGTCGGTAACCATAACAATTCAACCACGAACCAGGACATTTTGATCACTAGCAGTAAGATCAAGAGTGTCCAGATCCCTTTCGCTACTTCAGGTTTAAAAAGATGTTTCATAGACCCATCCTTTTTCACTTTGTTTCAACTGAGGCTTTAACATCTCTATGTTCTTGCTCTCATTAAAATCCAAATGTACTTGACGTTCACCAAGATCAATGCTACCCGTCATCCCACCAAAAGACCCCTCTGCATCTACAGAGATCTTCAGTGGAGAGAGGATAGAGTGCGAGAACAGTGCTTGTTTCGTATCCTGTGGCAGCATTCTTTTTAAAGAGTCATCCACATGCAGCTCCTGTAGCTCCACGCTGCTATAGAGAAGTAATGTACACAGAGCCACCTCATCGATGGTCGCCACAGGGATACCTTTAACATACACGGTGACCTGATGCAGCTTCAAAGAGAACAACCCTTCATCGATTTTCTCTTCATTAAGTTCTATCTCCTGTTTGTCAAGCTCTTCTTCGAGTTTATAATAAAACTCCTGCTTGGGCATTAGTACAATTATGGCAAACCAGGCTACTATCAATACAATACCACTCTTTTTTACCATTTGCATTTAAACTCCACATTGTAAGATGAAGCTACTTTTTGTATCTTAAGTTTCTGTATCTCTACCGGAACATTTAAGATCTTTGTCACTAAAGCATTTAACTCTGTCGCCGTTAAATTTTTATAGCTTGCTGTCACCTTTTTGTTTTGACTGCTCCATGTTACCTTGGAAGAGGGAACGAGCGTCTGAAGCCTCTCTACTTTTTTTCCGGTTCTTGTATCGTCCCATATCTTCTTCAAAGAGATGACCTCTTGGACCTCTTCTACAGCGTGTTTTGCCGTAGCAAGACTTTGGCCCTGTGAAGAAACCTGTGCCGTTTTATACCCATAGGCCCCCAACATGAAGACAAATGCAATTAGTGCGATCAACTCATTCTGATATCTTTGCCAGGTCATAGTGTACCTTCTATCTTCAAGTCATGACTTCCTGAAATGGCTGAAGTTTTCAGTTTGTTCTTTGCTGCCAACTGGTTGAGACGTTTTACAACCTGGGCATCTTTACAGGTAAAATGTATTTTGTAGCTCTTGGTATCTATCTCTAATGCAGAGAGTGTCACGCCTTTAAAGATCATTCCTGATACCATTTTAACAAGCTCACGTTTTTTTCGTTCCGTTGTATCGATCGCTTTATATTTGGTCATAATGCTCTCTCGTGTATAGGTACTCTGAAGAGCCGGATAGGATGAAAGTAGTTCTTGTATCTTGGCCTCTCCTGCTTTGGAATCATCGCTGTAGCGACTACCTTCAACAAAGAACATTAATGCAAAAAGTATAAAAATTGCTGAAAGCATCGATGCTTGTTTCAGGCTCAGTACTGAACCGTATGCACCGGAAAGTACGATACCTTTTTTAGGCGTAAAATGATTGTCGAAGACCGGTGAAGGGCCATCCTCATCTGAAAGCGCCCCCCTTGGAACGACCACAACCATACCGTCCAAAGAGACCAATGCATCATCTTCTCCAAACAAAATCGGTTTATCGAAAAGATCAACGGATTGTTGGGCAAAAAAGAGTTTGGAAACGTGCTCCAAGGCAAAGCCTTTACTCTCCAAAAATGTTGTGATCTTCTGTATATCATAAGCGAGGAAGACCCACGCTTCATCCTCTTTCCATACCATATACTCATAATCACCTCCTTCAAGCAGGCCGTCAAACAACGATGGTGCGATCTTCTTTGCCTGATAGGCGTAACGGAGGGGCAATACTTCTTTTTTAAGCGTGTAGAACTGTGGTGGCAACATAACATTTACCGCCTCTGTCAACGATACAGGTTTCATAGAAGGATGTATAAGCAGTAACTCTTTATTGTTTCCCATAAAATTCAAAATATTTTGCCTCTCCCTGAATATATTCAAATCTAAATCCATACTGATTATCCGCCACCGCATAACGTACAGAGCATTCTGCCGCTTCTAGGAATGTTTCACCTGCAAGAATGCTTTTTCTTTTCTCATAGTCTCCG from the Sulfurovum xiamenensis genome contains:
- the pyrE gene encoding orotate phosphoribosyltransferase, with product MQKSYDVEKAYKEANALLEGHFLLASGNHSNRYLQSAKVLEYPKKASLLTDALAEMIRSHGIEVDTVCAPALGGVLAGYELARSLDVRSIFVEKKEGGMELRRGFEVAKGEKIIICEDIITTGGSALKAAKAIEALGGEVVAFASLANRGFCKRVGSDSEAKEECSLPNDVPFFALDDFTFEMFTPEECPMCKEGSTAIKPGSKG
- the gspD gene encoding type II secretion system secretin GspD produces the protein MKLTKIVLSILLVLSVGSYAEEETVDVNFRDLSVKDFIEMVSKITQKNILIEAEPTGKINFVSTKPIKKSALFSLANSILGGKGLTIIDQGEYYKVVKGTDAAGEGLEVSSSIKGETMKTVMFPLRNTNAAVLRAKIKPLLDRSAKVISFKENNVLAITATPRVLESIAKVINAVEITGEKKSVVIKLKNASVRDVYANAQNMAKKIFPQTIESETVDIFKDDATNSIILVGQPKNNNRMIKYIKQLDIQGESTTQKMYVIRLKNSNVEEMEKIMSKLISQMNNVAMKTPAKGAEPPSKAMVVSDIERNALVLLATAEQMKNIRDTIKRIDIPKVQVYVKAKIVEVDSNMAQQVGFKYGFNGGAITSNGLYTLAGNMGASALQISPALLSFLNANTNNFEGFDTNGNPIYSNDPAFSFDAVDKVFALGATLDLLENNGAARILSEPSVLCTNNKEAEIYVGQTMSILTQAQQSTTGVSNVVNNYSREDIGLSLKVKPRLSSNNKVTLEVETVLEDIDPSSAQMADRPTTTKRTVKTNAIVNNGEMIILGGLIKRTGGKGVSKVPLLGDIPILGELFKNTSDIEQEQNVVIYLTPYIVRESGDLQKLKSMLAELEEVQGRYNTFFNEALEEKTGIPAEDAIVPASRRIQRKPKSNLSILEEA
- a CDS encoding methyltransferase, coding for MSTVIQEFSRFAHEYDTYNVIQAEVAKALVEQLPSAHYVTLIDIGCGSGEVYKNLVKHDLSFDQLLVLDSSPEMLEIHPSSKKIKKICADFNKFKTFENLSFSPGNLILSSSALQWSEDLDFTLSEISKKAPHAYFAIFTSNTFKTLHETAQIISPIYSEAVLRETITKYYDATFEVKKYKLHFESVREMFNYIKKSGVSGGEKQLCYRETKQLMKSYPLDYLEFEVLFVKATSLVRPFV
- a CDS encoding ATP-binding protein, coding for MEEIYEKLGLFYLGKEIDKQSMEATEALTLLKNKNFTTHAAIIGMTGSGKTGLGVSIIEEAVIDNIPSIIIDPKGDMGDLCLTDPSFSPASFEPWVAEEAKSKDTDLHTYAKKVSSDWKEGIESWGQSVERVQKFHDVKKTIYTPGSSAGVSLNIMSSLEVPPVQIFEESDAFASYLKSTTTSLLSLVGIHADPLESKEYILLAQIITNSWLAGEDLSIEGIIGKILNPSFKKIGVLSLDDVYPQSDRFILASKFNALLASPSFSLWLQGESLDIQKLLYDENGKAKVAIFSISHLNDDERMFFVTLLLNKYIAWMRLQSGTSALKTLLYMDEIFGFFPPTRNPPSKEPMLLLLKQARAFGVGVVLSTQNPVDLDYKGLSNIGTWFIGRLQTIQDIERVIDGLGGKVGSNFEKKEIKNLLSNLKKRTFFLKSAHLDDIRLFGTRWVMSYLKGPLKRDEISMLMREQKPMQNSEAKSVERMVQKPSKLESYQTIDASIPQYYEPDIAIQNTFTPTLGAKVKIHFYQQRKGIDYERMIELYVALDEKQQHIAWEEAVEEALGFDRFPHTAPSNAKFHPLPDIVLEDKRLAKAVRELKETLYRQHNLELLRCLSPRLESKVDESRTDFMVRLQDELNDKQEMEIEKLQIRYDKKEKTLLDRLSRAKDRVEKEVSDSTGSMIEAGIAVLGALFGRSTPTKIGRAVSKGSKILKERGEMSRAEERMVIIEEEIEALEVELEDKIDELQEKYNVDNCEIETFTVKPRKSDIDVEICAVVWRVI
- a CDS encoding GspE/PulE family protein — protein: MHFPRLQDVNLDPLWEEEINHKLALKHSLLFSMVDDVKTCIVEEKTLGDALNYLSKLSLDYPITIIDAESFERLKNKFLEIQTGSDFEEMGTTSEELIEVESDLLEFIRNSQDLLSSEESAPIIKLVNSLFFQALQKGASDIHIESGEKKGEVRLRIDGALKKHLDLDKSIVNLVINRIKVISNLDISEKRVPQDGRTQLAISGKSIDVRVSILPTYHGERVVMRILAQTEHIPTLESLGFVDEITKDLYRLLNHAHGMILVTGPTGSGKSTTLHACLQHVSTPDKNIITVEDPVEYNADNISQIQVNSKVGLTFAAGLRSILRQDPDIIMVGEIRDNETAEIALRSALTGHLLLSTLHTNDATSALSRLMDMGIPNFLVSSTLLGVLAQRLTRKLCVHCKEETRLAPATAQEIGVPEEKIFFKAVGCKACDFTGYKGRQAIGELFIIDDKVKQMMKDDFNDHQIREAMKKEGMKTIADKLKVMMLEGQTSYEEAIRVGLMDG
- a CDS encoding PDZ domain-containing protein — its product is MKHLFKPEVAKGIWTLLILLLVIKMSWFVVELLWLPTMGVDHSKESRAKALYYRVKLSPNDGAVPTTKRPVQTAGSIQDIKLLAIYNASDVTVVTVEYKRATKVLAKGETINGFVLEGAGSNYATFSKDAKTYQIDLIVSRKGEGSIKSAQTSAASAPSADQVQGEVIDAGDHKIVDRSLLDHYAKNMDDIYKNIGIKEIKKGKDLEGFSISFIRKGSPFAKLGLQRGDVIKAVNGQKIDSYNAAFDVYKNISNINNMTLVIQRGKEEMELEYEVN
- the frr gene encoding ribosome recycling factor produces the protein MVNEIFEQTKENMQKSIEALKRDFASLRTGKVTTGIVDNIKVDYYGTMTALNQVGSVIATDATTISITPWEKTLLPVIEKAIQEANIGVNPNNDGDFIKLFFPPMTSEQRQEIVKQAKGMVEHAKIAVRNVRKDGNDKIKKLEKDKELSEDESKKAQDQIQKITDEYIAKVDETFKAKEADILKV
- the secG gene encoding preprotein translocase subunit SecG; the protein is MTSTLLIVQIILAIAITIAVLLQKSSSIGLGAYSGSNESVFGAKGPTGFLAKLTFTLAFAFIVNTLVLGYLYTTETTASVADTIVPANNAAVPAVPTTSENTTPSAPAAPTAN
- a CDS encoding PulJ/GspJ family protein gives rise to the protein MTNRKAFTLLEVLISIALMGIVIVALFSSVDMMQDSNQQLAQYLEKSKKTTNITKVLYMDMIDSDGNITITKDEFSRVCIGETRNSLYALPSAKVCWIVLKKENTLARIEGNGYHLPLRLEERVEIDPVMTAIEVFDLYHEKDKILVLIQQQGKEPISFMLQGIVKPEKKKAPIDKNATTIPPTPL